In Thermus hydrothermalis, the DNA window AGGCTTCCCGCCAGGGCAAAGAGGCTTAGGCTTCCTAAGGCCCAAATCAAGGGCTTCATAAGGGTTCTTTTCACTGACCACCTCCCGCTTGCGCTTGCGAAATTGCCAGGTCTAACGTTTCCTCTTTCAAAGCCAAGGTGATGCGGTTGCCCTCAATGCGGCGCACCACCGCCTCGGTTCCGGGGATAGGGCTACCTGCGGGCAAGACCAGGTAACCGTCCTTGCTCTCCAGAATGGCCACGCTCACCGGGCCCAAAAGGGTACCGGATAGCTTGAGCCCCCTTTCCTCCACCAGGGCCTCGAGGGGGGTCTTGGACGCTTGGGCTTGCGGCGTTTCCGTAGCCCCTTGGGGGGCCTCCTCCTGGACCAGGGGCGCTTCCACGAGCGCCGCCGGGGGGGTCACGGCCACGCTCCCTTCCACCCGGGCCGGCGGGACCGTTGCCTTGGGGGCGGGC includes these proteins:
- a CDS encoding competence protein, whose protein sequence is PLPVPQAKPEAPPPNPFVPLVVEAPPQAPLPTPTPAIRPEPVPTGAPVRVSQGTPLPTPQVATTPRPLPGTQGALPAPKVLTPAPKATVPPARVEGSVAVTPPAALVEAPLVQEEAPQGATETPQAQASKTPLEALVEERGLKLSGTLLGPVSVAILESKDGYLVLPAGSPIPGTEAVVRRIEGNRITLALKEETLDLAISQAQAGGGQ